One Gloeobacter morelensis MG652769 DNA window includes the following coding sequences:
- a CDS encoding adenine phosphoribosyltransferase, which produces MDLKDYIRTVPDFPEPGILFRDITTLLHQPQALRYTIDSLAEQTGSLGADYVVGIESRGFMFGTPLALKLGCGFVPVRKPGKLPAAVFKEEYTLEYGKNALEIHQDAFVVPGRVLVVDDLLATGGTAAAAAQLVERAGGTVVGFGFIIELTFLNGRAKLPEGPSAVALVSY; this is translated from the coding sequence ATGGATCTCAAAGACTACATCCGCACCGTCCCCGATTTTCCTGAACCCGGCATTCTCTTTCGCGACATCACCACGCTGCTCCATCAACCCCAGGCCCTGCGCTACACCATCGACAGTCTGGCGGAACAGACCGGCTCCCTCGGTGCCGATTATGTCGTGGGCATCGAATCGCGGGGGTTCATGTTCGGCACGCCTCTGGCGCTCAAACTGGGCTGCGGCTTCGTACCGGTGCGCAAACCCGGCAAGCTGCCGGCGGCAGTATTTAAAGAGGAGTACACCCTCGAGTACGGCAAGAACGCCCTCGAAATTCACCAGGACGCCTTTGTGGTCCCCGGCCGGGTGCTGGTGGTCGACGATTTATTGGCCACCGGCGGGACCGCCGCCGCCGCCGCCCAACTGGTCGAGCGGGCCGGGGGTACAGTTGTGGGATTCGGATTTATTATAGAGTTAACCTTTCTCAACGGGCGCGCGAAACTGCCGGAGGGTCCTTCGGCGGTTGCTTTGGTCTCTTATTAA
- a CDS encoding YdhR family protein: MITAIVQFSLPGSLSREQTKELFAQVAGQFRDIPGLVRKYFLLSEDGTTGGGVYLWESRQAAERFYAAGLLRQIAEQYGSEPSVFYFESPVIVENAVREPMGAG, from the coding sequence GTGATCACGGCTATCGTGCAATTTTCCTTACCCGGATCGCTAAGTCGCGAGCAGACAAAGGAGCTTTTCGCCCAGGTGGCGGGGCAATTTCGCGATATACCAGGGCTGGTGCGCAAGTACTTTTTGCTCTCCGAAGACGGCACCACCGGCGGCGGGGTCTACCTGTGGGAGTCGCGCCAGGCGGCCGAGCGCTTCTACGCCGCCGGGCTGCTGCGCCAGATCGCCGAGCAGTACGGCTCAGAGCCGTCGGTGTTCTACTTCGAAAGCCCGGTCATTGTCGAGAACGCCGTCCGTGAGCCGATGGGCGCCGGTTGA
- a CDS encoding tetratricopeptide repeat protein — translation MPSHSSTLLALLAALGLSAALPALINPTGAQPPDHHAATYTATKGKAPLFDNLGSYRHPISTRNPVAQRYFDQGLILAYGFNHAEAARSFEQATKIDPNCAMCYGGWAYVLGPNINAPMTPEAVPQAWRAVRKAVALSKGATAGERAYIQALAKRYTPKPSQDRKPLDLAYARAMGEVARRYPTDLDAATLYAEALMDTSPWDYWQADGQPKPQARQIIATLESVLERKSDHPGANHLYIHAVEKQRPELGVAAADRLMTLVPGAGHLVHMASHIYIRVGRYPDAVLSNQRAIQADDAYVASCHAQGIYPLLYRPHNHHFLWFAASMSGQSTVAMEAARFTAQVDPKLLRAPDLAGGLQHFSTIPTYTAVRFGKWDEILATPAPEADLKYPSGVWHYAQGRALLAKGQPDRANQHLEQLHKLAEDPELEKLKIWSFSPTGSLLKIASEVLAGELAAGKGNYDEGVSHLQKAVQMEDALVYTEPAEWYQPTRQALASILLRAGRSGEAEQAYRADLKLYPENGWSLMGLSQSLQAQGKAAESQSVQQQFAKAWKTADVTLSTSQF, via the coding sequence ATGCCATCCCATTCATCCACACTGCTGGCGCTCTTGGCCGCCCTCGGTCTTTCTGCAGCCCTCCCGGCCCTGATAAATCCGACTGGAGCCCAACCGCCGGATCACCACGCCGCCACCTACACGGCCACCAAAGGCAAAGCGCCGCTTTTCGACAACCTGGGCAGCTACCGCCATCCCATCTCCACCCGCAATCCTGTAGCCCAGCGCTACTTCGACCAGGGACTCATCCTCGCCTACGGCTTCAACCACGCCGAAGCCGCCCGCTCCTTTGAGCAAGCGACCAAAATCGACCCGAACTGTGCAATGTGCTATGGGGGCTGGGCCTACGTGCTCGGTCCCAACATCAACGCCCCGATGACCCCCGAGGCCGTCCCCCAGGCCTGGCGGGCAGTCCGCAAAGCCGTTGCCCTCAGCAAGGGCGCCACTGCCGGGGAGCGCGCCTACATCCAGGCCCTGGCAAAGCGCTACACCCCGAAGCCCAGCCAGGACAGAAAGCCGTTGGATCTGGCCTACGCCCGGGCGATGGGTGAAGTGGCCCGGCGCTATCCCACCGATCTGGACGCCGCCACCCTGTACGCGGAAGCGCTGATGGATACTTCCCCGTGGGATTACTGGCAAGCGGACGGCCAACCGAAGCCGCAGGCCAGACAGATCATCGCCACCCTCGAATCGGTCCTGGAGCGCAAATCAGACCATCCCGGCGCCAACCACCTCTATATTCACGCCGTCGAGAAGCAGCGCCCAGAACTCGGGGTGGCGGCGGCGGACCGGTTGATGACCCTGGTGCCGGGTGCCGGCCATCTGGTGCATATGGCTTCGCACATCTATATCCGGGTCGGCCGCTACCCCGATGCGGTGCTCTCCAACCAGCGCGCCATTCAGGCGGACGACGCCTACGTCGCCTCCTGCCACGCCCAGGGCATCTATCCGCTTTTGTACAGGCCCCACAACCACCACTTTCTGTGGTTTGCCGCCTCGATGAGCGGTCAGAGCACCGTGGCGATGGAGGCGGCCCGCTTCACCGCCCAGGTCGATCCCAAACTGCTGCGCGCCCCGGATCTGGCGGGCGGCCTGCAGCACTTCTCGACCATCCCGACCTACACCGCTGTGCGCTTCGGCAAGTGGGACGAGATTCTCGCCACCCCCGCCCCCGAGGCCGATTTGAAGTACCCGAGCGGCGTCTGGCATTATGCCCAGGGCCGGGCGCTTTTGGCCAAAGGTCAACCCGATCGGGCTAATCAGCATCTGGAGCAGCTGCACAAGCTCGCCGAAGACCCCGAACTGGAGAAGCTCAAAATCTGGAGTTTCAGCCCCACTGGCAGCTTGTTGAAGATCGCTTCCGAGGTGCTTGCAGGCGAACTGGCGGCGGGCAAGGGCAATTACGACGAAGGCGTTTCCCACCTGCAGAAGGCTGTCCAGATGGAGGACGCCCTGGTCTACACCGAACCGGCCGAATGGTACCAGCCCACCCGCCAGGCCCTGGCCTCGATTTTGCTGAGGGCCGGTCGCAGCGGCGAAGCCGAGCAAGCCTACCGCGCGGATCTCAAGCTGTACCCTGAAAATGGCTGGTCGCTGATGGGCCTCTCCCAGAGCCTGCAGGCCCAGGGCAAGGCTGCTGAATCCCAATCGGTGCAGCAGCAGTTCGCCAAAGCGTGGAAAACCGCCGATGTGACCCTGAGCACCTCCCAGTTTTGA
- a CDS encoding cytochrome b/b6 domain-containing protein — translation MKQLQPYQPLLLRILHALTGLFVAGAIITAFWTYDTYDGRWGRVPLPRFEEIEGIHGTFGLSALLIFPAFALYAFHQGQRRLVQPDTLAKLGRVGRPAWWYSLGQVLNTLALLALTLSLFSGKMMDEKWLPKGELDHAWYYVHLSGWLVLVVCVVLHVLIHAKVGGVPLLLSMVNWGYRAEDSPALWPARVRAWWSGLRLGLPGRFPASKLVALEVVVLGSIAAAWVISLLKEAGD, via the coding sequence ATGAAACAATTGCAACCCTATCAGCCGCTGCTCTTGCGTATTCTTCACGCATTGACCGGCCTCTTTGTCGCGGGAGCGATTATAACTGCTTTCTGGACCTACGACACCTATGACGGCAGGTGGGGAAGGGTGCCGCTGCCCAGGTTCGAGGAGATAGAAGGTATCCATGGCACCTTTGGACTTAGCGCCTTGCTCATCTTCCCGGCTTTTGCCCTCTATGCATTCCATCAGGGCCAGAGGCGACTGGTTCAACCGGATACGCTCGCAAAACTGGGCCGGGTGGGGCGACCTGCGTGGTGGTACAGCCTGGGCCAGGTGTTGAATACACTTGCGCTGCTGGCCCTCACCCTGTCGCTGTTTAGCGGCAAAATGATGGACGAGAAGTGGTTGCCCAAAGGAGAACTCGACCACGCCTGGTACTACGTTCACCTGAGCGGCTGGCTGGTGCTCGTCGTCTGCGTCGTGCTCCACGTACTCATCCACGCAAAGGTGGGCGGAGTGCCGTTGTTGCTGTCGATGGTGAACTGGGGCTACCGCGCCGAAGATAGCCCCGCCCTGTGGCCTGCTCGGGTGAGGGCCTGGTGGTCCGGCCTGCGCCTGGGACTACCCGGCCGGTTCCCCGCGTCCAAACTCGTCGCCCTCGAGGTGGTTGTGCTGGGGAGTATCGCCGCCGCCTGGGTGATCTCGCTGCTCAAGGAGGCGGGAGACTGA
- a CDS encoding restriction endonuclease subunit R produces MVQTLNARELSLKQLAERFGIRESENELLFSAPQEELPRITPEEQLHLERIRRNYRALSAAGPLSKDAVKMVVLGPLLDMAGFFEAPFQLQTEAQVEFAFEDEGILYRGKIDVLVLRERFWVLVIEAKNTAFDVLVALPQALFYMHSALESERPLFAWLINGRESIFVQLVREEPGSRYCLSRAYSVLRPAEDLPALLAVLKHLGRIEI; encoded by the coding sequence ATGGTTCAGACCCTGAACGCCCGGGAGCTTTCGCTGAAACAGTTGGCTGAACGCTTTGGCATACGCGAGTCGGAGAATGAGCTTCTCTTTTCGGCCCCGCAGGAGGAGTTGCCGAGGATCACCCCTGAGGAGCAACTCCATCTGGAGCGCATCCGCCGGAACTATCGGGCTTTGAGCGCAGCTGGGCCGCTTTCCAAGGACGCTGTCAAAATGGTTGTCCTTGGGCCGTTGTTGGACATGGCAGGATTTTTTGAAGCTCCGTTTCAGTTGCAGACCGAAGCTCAGGTCGAATTCGCCTTTGAGGACGAGGGTATCCTCTACCGGGGGAAGATCGACGTGTTGGTACTGCGGGAACGCTTCTGGGTTCTAGTCATCGAAGCGAAGAACACGGCTTTTGACGTATTGGTCGCGCTTCCCCAGGCGCTTTTCTACATGCATAGCGCCCTGGAGTCCGAGAGACCGCTGTTTGCGTGGCTCATCAACGGTCGTGAGTCCATTTTTGTCCAACTGGTTCGAGAGGAACCGGGCAGCCGCTACTGCCTTTCCCGCGCCTATTCGGTTCTACGGCCAGCCGAGGATCTGCCTGCGCTGCTGGCTGTTCTGAAGCATCTGGGCAGAATCGAAATCTAG
- a CDS encoding 2Fe-2S iron-sulfur cluster binding domain-containing protein, giving the protein MDPNAPCPVHFLTPAGPVLVQASAEDTVVRAAARAGLVIPTQCRHGFCATCEVQVQTGPQRRALRACVELVEPGMAVILTHC; this is encoded by the coding sequence ATGGATCCGAACGCCCCTTGCCCAGTCCACTTTCTGACGCCCGCCGGACCGGTCTTGGTGCAGGCGAGCGCCGAGGACACCGTCGTGCGCGCCGCGGCCCGCGCCGGGCTTGTCATCCCGACCCAGTGCCGTCACGGCTTTTGCGCCACCTGCGAAGTGCAGGTGCAAACAGGCCCGCAGCGGCGGGCGCTGCGGGCCTGTGTCGAACTGGTGGAGCCGGGGATGGCGGTGATCTTGACCCACTGCTAG
- a CDS encoding Photosystem I reaction center subunit III, with protein sequence MSHKQSRVPFGAAWLGILALLLLFETGAFAQTQVKDPLKPCKDVPAFQELKTQRLEAEQKAKADGKPTTFGEAGMKQKFERYETAYCGEDGYPHLITSGQLDRAGDFLIPSVLFLWIAGALGWAGRLYLAESKGPEDEIIIDLPKAVKCLLLGLIWPVQAIPELISGKIRVPEDRVTISPR encoded by the coding sequence ATGTCGCATAAGCAATCACGGGTTCCCTTTGGAGCAGCATGGCTGGGTATCCTGGCGCTGTTGCTTCTGTTTGAAACTGGCGCCTTTGCCCAGACCCAGGTTAAAGATCCGCTCAAGCCCTGCAAGGACGTGCCGGCCTTCCAGGAGTTGAAGACCCAGCGCCTGGAAGCGGAGCAAAAAGCCAAGGCCGACGGCAAACCGACGACCTTTGGCGAGGCCGGGATGAAACAAAAATTTGAGCGCTACGAAACGGCCTACTGTGGCGAGGACGGCTATCCCCACCTCATCACCAGCGGTCAGCTGGATCGAGCGGGCGACTTTTTGATTCCGTCGGTGCTGTTTTTGTGGATCGCCGGGGCGCTCGGCTGGGCGGGCCGTCTGTATCTGGCCGAATCGAAGGGGCCGGAGGACGAGATCATCATCGATCTGCCCAAGGCGGTCAAGTGCCTGCTGTTGGGGCTAATCTGGCCGGTGCAGGCGATCCCCGAGTTGATTAGCGGCAAGATCCGCGTGCCCGAAGATCGCGTCACCATCTCACCGCGCTAA
- a CDS encoding ACT domain-containing protein, whose amino-acid sequence MDYSIERQLSVALENRPGVLAAIGWTLAGEQVSIEALSVLDTIEQGVVRLVTSDPQRCKDILMRQGFYVIEADVLAIRLTDSPGALARLCQALADASVNIAYAYGSVPRPGQLTRLMVKVSHLERACQVIAALEV is encoded by the coding sequence ATGGACTACAGCATCGAGCGCCAGTTGAGTGTGGCTCTGGAGAACCGGCCGGGGGTGCTGGCGGCCATCGGCTGGACCCTGGCCGGTGAACAGGTGAGCATCGAGGCGCTGTCGGTGTTGGATACGATTGAGCAGGGTGTGGTGCGTCTGGTGACCAGCGACCCGCAGCGCTGCAAGGACATTTTGATGCGGCAGGGTTTTTATGTGATCGAGGCGGACGTGCTCGCCATTCGGCTGACCGACAGCCCCGGGGCGCTCGCCCGGTTGTGCCAGGCGCTTGCCGACGCGAGCGTCAACATTGCCTACGCCTACGGCAGCGTGCCGCGCCCCGGACAGTTGACCCGGCTGATGGTCAAAGTCTCCCACCTGGAGCGGGCCTGCCAGGTGATCGCCGCCCTGGAGGTCTAG
- a CDS encoding putative molybdenum carrier protein: MERIVSGGQTGVDRAALDVARTLGIATSGWCPAGRWAEDGIIAESYPLVPTPLSDPAQRTAWNVRDADGTLILTVGEPTGGTALTVRVACELAKPHLVVDLVGTLDFEPVRSWLREQSIRILNVAGPRASTCAGIYDRAFTFLHRCLKPEI; encoded by the coding sequence GTGGAGCGAATCGTCTCGGGGGGGCAGACGGGGGTGGACCGCGCCGCCCTCGATGTCGCCCGCACCCTGGGGATCGCAACCAGCGGCTGGTGTCCGGCCGGACGCTGGGCCGAGGACGGGATAATAGCTGAAAGCTATCCCCTTGTCCCGACGCCGCTTAGCGATCCTGCCCAGCGCACCGCCTGGAACGTGCGCGATGCGGACGGCACTTTGATCTTGACTGTCGGCGAACCGACCGGGGGTACAGCACTTACCGTGCGCGTTGCCTGTGAGCTGGCAAAACCTCATCTCGTCGTCGATCTGGTCGGCACACTGGACTTTGAGCCGGTGCGCTCCTGGCTGCGAGAGCAATCGATCCGCATCCTGAACGTGGCCGGACCGCGCGCGAGCACCTGCGCAGGCATCTACGACCGCGCCTTTACCTTCTTGCACCGCTGTCTGAAACCTGAAATTTGA